TTGCCGGTGCGGCTGCGGCAAGCGCGTCGAATCAATCGGCGCCAGCCGAACTCAACCCGCGGCCTTTGCCGTATCCACCTCGCGCTTCGCCGCAAGCGGCGAATTCTCGCCGAGATCCCAGAACAGTCCCGCCATCATCTGCAGGCCCTCGCGCACCACCGGGCTCAGAAGATGCTCGTTCGGCGCATGCTGCGAGCAGGCCGGATACGAATGCGGCACCCAGATCGTCGGCAGACCGAGCGTGTCGGCGAATACTTCGTTCGGCAGCGTGCCGCCGAGATTCGGCAGCAGCGCGGTCTTTTTGCCGGTGGTTGCTTCGAGCGACGCGGTCGCCCACAAGACCCACGGATCGTCGGGATTGAGCCGCGTGGCTGGCGCGCCACGTTCGACGTCGATCTCGACCAGCTGAAAACCGTGCGCGTCGAGATGGGCCCGCAGATGCTCGCCAAGGTTTTCCCAATCGGTGCCGATCACGAAGCGCAACTGGCAGACTGCGAACGCCGACGGCGGAATCGCGTTGACCGGGTTCTCCGGATTGCCCGCCTTGAAAGCCAGCACTTCGAAGCTGTTCCAGCCGAATACGCGCTCGGGCGCGGAAAGACCGGGCTCGCCCCAGTTGTCGTCGACGGTGGGGTCGCCCGGACCGCCGCCCACCGCGATGTCGGCAAGCGCATCGCGCACGGCCTCCGGGATCGGCGGCGGACGCAGACCCTCGACCCCGATGACCCCGCGCGCATCGACGAGACTCGCGAGCGCATTGGCGAGCACCGTCGCCGGATTGCGCAGCAGGCCGCCCCAGTTGCCCGAGTGATGCGCGCCGTCGCGCAAGTTCAGCGACAGTCTGAAATTGACCGCGCCGCGCGAGCCGAGAAACACGGTCGGACGACGCGCGGCGAGACGCGGACCGTCGGAGGCAATCAGCACGTCGGCACGGAGTTC
Above is a window of Paraburkholderia sprentiae WSM5005 DNA encoding:
- a CDS encoding M20 family metallopeptidase codes for the protein MSRNRAIELATRHFESGAFLADLNRRVGFRTESQEPDRGALLLSYLTDEIAPEAERLGFGTRIVDNPVEGFGPFLFANRHEGDNLPTVLIYGHGDVVRGYDSQWRAPLTPWAVTVEGERWFGRGTADNKGQHSINLAALASTLAARDGKLGFNTKLLIEMGEETGSPGLDAICHAHRDELRADVLIASDGPRLAARRPTVFLGSRGAVNFRLSLNLRDGAHHSGNWGGLLRNPATVLANALASLVDARGVIGVEGLRPPPIPEAVRDALADIAVGGGPGDPTVDDNWGEPGLSAPERVFGWNSFEVLAFKAGNPENPVNAIPPSAFAVCQLRFVIGTDWENLGEHLRAHLDAHGFQLVEIDVERGAPATRLNPDDPWVLWATASLEATTGKKTALLPNLGGTLPNEVFADTLGLPTIWVPHSYPACSQHAPNEHLLSPVVREGLQMMAGLFWDLGENSPLAAKREVDTAKAAG